The Bos indicus x Bos taurus breed Angus x Brahman F1 hybrid unplaced genomic scaffold, Bos_hybrid_MaternalHap_v2.0 tig00011806_arrow_arrow_obj, whole genome shotgun sequence nucleotide sequence CATCAGTTCCTCTTCAGTAGAGGTGGCCAACATATTTTAAAGAGCTGTGAGAATTAAGTTAGAtgagaaagcactttgaaaattaTAAGATGGCAATGTATCCATGCCAGATTTTCACATTTACTCTAAtttatctctttcatctcctgcattggcagtcagattctttactactcaaGTGACCTGGGAAGCTGTTAATTTAGCTAACAgaacaaatgtagaaaaatagaCATTAAGTAATCCAGAATCTGCAATCATAATTGTATACATAGTTGATTTTCTATACCCAAAGAATAGCTTGGTAAATAGTTGCATTATGCCTATTAATTCTAAATGTACAAAAAGTTTCAAAAGAcattcagttttattaaaaatctgGAACAAATTGAGAAAAAACAGGAGGATAAGATTTTGGTAATGTGGTTAGATCATAATCTGAGATAgagtatataaaatgaaaatgaaaatatattcaaatcaGACATTATGCAAATGCTGAACTTGTAGGAGCTGTGTGTGATGTGCGTTGTTAAGGAAGaattatatatgtatgatatatatatatacacattatatatgacataaaatgtatatatatgtatgtctatatatagatatatgtatatatgggcttccctggtggctcagctgataaagaatccacctataatacaggacatctgggttcaatccctgggttgggaagatcccctggagaagggaaaggctacccactgcagtattctggcctggagaattccatggattttatagtccatggggtcacaaagagtcagacatgactgagcgactttcactttcactatatatgtacatatgaacTTTGTACTTATATAAAATGTGCACATGTAAAAGATTTTACTTATTTCATTCATTAAGATGCTATAAATGTTACAAAAGATAATTCAAAgaatcacaatattataaatcaggaATTCACAAATAAACTGATAATAGATACAAAACGGCCTTTCCACTACAGAGCAAATCAGTTGTCTCTGGAAAAAAATGTACCTGTCTATAAACAAGTATCATGTGTGTTTCTCTGGGCTATTTACAATTCACAGAGCTGTAGACTAGTGCAATGGTAAGAGAATGCAGACATCATTAAGAGAAGGGGGTAGGTGACCCTTTTTAAACATCTGTTACAATTTATCATTAAACATTGAAatagtcctgaatactcattataTTGCCTGGATTAATTCAGTAATTGTCCAAGCATGAAAATTTCTCTAGTTAGATTCCATAGCCTGGCTtatactctaaaaaataaaaaatggatgtACTACCTACTATTAATATGTTGCCAACTTTAGAACGGTGAATCAATGAGATGCTAAAGATATTTAACTGTAGAAGAAAATCATTTAACATATAATTTGATGAGACAGGCACTGTCATTTTCATACTAATGATGATGAAACTTAAACTTAGTGATTACTTGGCCTGACTAAAGAATTGTAACCGCTGAGCATTAGAGTTAGGATTCAGTTACTAATTCTGTTACTGATTCAGTAActaattctgaatattttctctttctattttacaAGCAACTCTTAGAAGTTCCTTTTTTCCTCAGAGGCAAAATGCTTCTCAATGCATGAGAGATAAAGTACTTTGACTCCTCTAACTAGGCAAGGTTTTGACTGAAATAGAAATACTTTAACTTGTTGTGCAAGTAAAAAAATACTGCAAAGTGGAACAGAAGTGAGTTACTCAGAGGGTGCTATATGCAATGTGATTAACCATGATCATTCACATTGGTGAAAGATGAGAGAGTAAATGAAAGTAAGAGGTTCAGAGGTTAGAGTTCACCACTGGTTGATGCTGTGTCATTTAATATGGAAAATTATAGCTTTAAGAAATAGAAGTGGTAAGTTATCAGTTCAACTGGAAATACGTACATTTTCGGTGCTTACTGTTCATATGCCTAGGGGTTACCAGGATGCCCGTGGATTTAGAATTAATGTTCTAATTACTTTagccattttcatatttattttttctctgactcTTCAGGTTATTATAAACATCAGTACCCTGTCAAAATTCCAACCTCCACAAACCCTGCAGAGAATGCAGGTGAACAGCTCTGTGAAGACACAGTTCTTTCTCTTGGGAGTCAGTGACCACCCAGAACTGCAGAGTGCTCTTTTTGCTGTGTTTTTGTCCATCTACTCTGTTACCCTGATGGGCAACCTTGGAATGATTTTATTAATCACAGCCAGTCCCCCTTTGCACACCCCTATGTACTTTTTTCTCCGCATCTTGTCTTTCGTAGATGCCTGCTACTCTTCAGTCATTGCCCCCAAGTTACTTGTGGGCTTAATTTCTGATAAGAAGACCATCTCTTACAATGGCTGTGCTGCACAGTTATATTTCTTCTGCTGTTTGGAGGACATAGAGTCTTTTCTCTTGACTGTCATGGCTTATGACCAGTACATAGCCATCTGTAACCCCTG carries:
- the LOC113889349 gene encoding olfactory receptor 5I1-like; this translates as MKVRGSEVRVHHWLMLCHLIWKIIALRNRSGKLSVQLEIRTFSVLTVHMPRGYQDARGFRINVLITLAIFIFIFSLTLQVIINISTLSKFQPPQTLQRMQVNSSVKTQFFLLGVSDHPELQSALFAVFLSIYSVTLMGNLGMILLITASPPLHTPMYFFLRILSFVDACYSSVIAPKLLVGLISDKKTISYNGCAAQLYFFCCLEDIESFLLTVMAYDQYIAICNPCFTPLLCPRGFVASLQLEHFWEAP